The nucleotide sequence CAGCCCGTCGGCGGCACGCCCGAGCAGTTCGCCAGGCAGGTCGCCAGTGAGATCAAGAAGTGGGGCGAGCTGATACAGCGGGCGGATATCAAGATCCAATAATGCAGGGATCGGCGCGCTGGCGTACGCCGCGGGACTTTTTCAGTCCGCGTGGACGCCGGCGCGCTGGATCACTTGCGCCCATCTCCGCGTATCGGACCGGATGCGTTCGGCGAATTCTTCCGGCGTGCTGTGGGTCGTGCGTATTCCGTACTCCGCCATGAGACTCACCATGCGCGGGGCAAGCATGACGTCGCCGATACCCTTGTTCAGGCGGTCGATAACCGCGCGCGGGGTGCCGGCGGGCGCCAGCACGCCGGACCACAGCGTGACTTCGTAACCCGCGAAGCCGGGAGATTCGGAGATGGACGGTACGTCCGGCAGGACAGGCAGCCGCTGCGCACTGGTGACGCCCAGCGCCTTGATCTTTCCTTGTTTGACCAGCTCGATGAAGTTGGACGAAGTATCGAACATCATCGAGATGCGTCCGGCCAGGAAGTCATTGATCGCGCCCGATGTGCCCTTGTAAGGGATATGCCGGATATCGACCAGCGCCGCCGATTTGAACATCTCGCCGGCAAGGTGGCTGGTTGTGCCATTACCCGATGAACTGAAGGTAAGTTCCCCGGGGCGGCTGCGCGCCAGTTCGGCGAGATCCGCCGCCGATTTGACCGGCAGGTCGTTATTGACCACCAGAAGGTTGGTCGTCAGGTTGGTCAGCGAGATGGGCGCGAAGCTCTTCTGGGCGTCATACCGCAGCTTCGGATAGAGCGAAGGATTGATGGTAAGCACGCCCATCGTGGAATACAGCAGGGTATAGCCGTCGGGCGCCGCGTTCGCCACCGTCTCCGCGCCTATCGCGCCGCCCGCGCCGCCACGGTTTTCCACGACCACCGATTGCCCCAGTTTTTCGCCCAGGTCCCGCGCCAGCGCCCGTGCCATCAAGTCGGTCGCGCCGCCCGCGGGAAATGGGACCACCAGCCGGAGGGGGCGGTCAGGATAGTCGCCCGCTCGAGCGCCCGGCGCCCAGCCCAAGCCCAGGCACAGGCCGACGACGGCAACAGCATGTGCGATGCGCACGGTGTCTCCTTACTTTTTTGGTTGGTCCGGCCGTGGGGATGCTATATGCCCTTGCCCGAAACAGGTATGCGACCGCCGGCAAATCAGGTATGCATGGGCGCAAGCGATCCTGGGGCACGCTGTCCAGCCGGAGGGAAAGGTATATCCCCGGAGTTATGGTTGATAATTTAAATTCATTTCAGACTGCATGGCTCCGTCGGGATAATTTCCTCGTAATACGAACCACGAACAAGGACGGATGATCGCGGCGGCCAGGACGGCACGCGGTCAATCCGCCCGACGCCGACTCCGCCGGGCCCCGCCCCGCGGTCGGCATAGCAGCCGCGCCATGCGGCGAGCTATATGGAGACAGACATGGCCATGCTTGACCGCGCGCGGATGCCGCGCGCCGATACCGCGCGCCGATACCGGACAGCGCTTCGTCCGCCGCTTCGCACCCGCATCGCTGGCATGGAAAGCGCGGCGACATGCGGCCTGGCCGGCAGGCTTGGACGTCGCCGGCATGGACGGCCGCATCTCGGCCAGCGCTTGAACCCCACGTAGCGGCCTGTCGCGAATACGCCGCCGCTTCGGACGCAATATCCATATCGACCCGCCACGCCATCGATGTGCCCGATCCGGGCCGCCCGGGCGCGGCGCATGTATGCGCCCATCGACGTCGCGTCGCGGGCGTTGCATGGACCACATTGGACCCACCGGACTGCCCAGGACGATACGCATGCAGCTAGCCAAACACTATATCGACGGAGCATGGCTCGAATCCGTCGCGGGACAGGGGCGCCATGGCCTCTCGAACAATCCCGCGACCTCTGAAGCGGCCGCCCGCTACGCCGATGGCGGCGTCGAGGAAGCCCGCGCGGCCATCGATGCGGCGCGCCGTGCGTTCGACCGGACCTCGTGGCGCAGATCGCCGCGGTTGCGCGCCGACGTGCTGTGGGACTTCGCCGTGCGGCTGGACGCCCGCAAGGAAGAAATCGCCGATTGGCTCGTCACGCTGAACGGCAAGCTGCGCCGCGAGGCCATGGGCGAGATCCTGGCCGGCGTTTCGGAGCTGAAGTACTACGCCGGCCTGGCGCGCAATCTGTTCGGCCGCATCATCGAAGTCGAGCCGGGATGCCACGCATCCTTGCGGCGCGAGCCGGCCGGCGTGGCCGCCATCATCCTGCCCTGGAACGCTCCCATCACCCTGCTGGTGCGTTCCCTGGCGCCGGCGCTGGCGGCGGGCTGCGCCACCGTCATCAAGCCCGCCTTCCAGACGGCGCTCGCGCACAACCTGGCGCTGGAGTGCCTGACTGTCGACGGCCGCGTTCCCGCCGGCATCGTCAATTCCGTCATCGAAAGCGGATCCGCCGTATCGGAAGCGCTGTGCGCGTCGCCGGAGGTGGACGTGGTCAGCTTCACCGGCTCCACCGCCGTCGGCAAGAAGATCGCCGCTGCCGCGGCCGGCACGCTGAAGCGGCTGTCGCTGGAGCTGGGTGGCAAGGCGCCGGCGCTGGTTTTCGCGGATGGCGCCTCGGATGCGACGGTCAAGGGCATCACCGCGGGCAGCCTGATACTGGCGGGCCAGCAATGCACCGCCATCAGCCGCGTCCTGGTCCAGGACAGCGTCTATGCCGACTTCACCCGGCGGCTGGCCGAGGCCTACCGCGCGGTAAGGGTAGGGCTGGGCAGCGATCCCAACTCGCAGATGGGCAGCCTGATCGATATCGCCAACCGCGACCGTATCGCCGGGCTGGTGGATCGCGCCGCCGATGTCGGGGAGGTTCTCGTGCATGGCCGGGCTCCCGGCGGCGAGCTGGCCAAGGGCGCCTTCCTGGCGCCCAGCCTGGTGGCGGTCGAGGATCTGGATTCGGAATACGTGCAGCGCGAATTGTTCGGCCCGCTGCTGGTCGTCGAACGCTTCAAGGACGAGGAGGACGCCATACGCCGCGCCAACGCGACGCGCTACAGCCTGGCCTCCAGCGTATGGACGGCCGACGGCCTGCGCGGCGAACGGGTCGCCGCCCGGCTGCGCTTCGGCACCGTGTGGGCCAATACCCACAACCGGCTCTTCGCCGAGGCCGAGACGGGCGGCCACGCCGACAGCGGCTATGGCCGCCTGCACGGGGCGGAAGGGCTGAACGATTTCCTGGAAACCAA is from Bordetella bronchialis and encodes:
- a CDS encoding Bug family tripartite tricarboxylate transporter substrate binding protein, yielding MRIAHAVAVVGLCLGLGWAPGARAGDYPDRPLRLVVPFPAGGATDLMARALARDLGEKLGQSVVVENRGGAGGAIGAETVANAAPDGYTLLYSTMGVLTINPSLYPKLRYDAQKSFAPISLTNLTTNLLVVNNDLPVKSAADLAELARSRPGELTFSSSGNGTTSHLAGEMFKSAALVDIRHIPYKGTSGAINDFLAGRISMMFDTSSNFIELVKQGKIKALGVTSAQRLPVLPDVPSISESPGFAGYEVTLWSGVLAPAGTPRAVIDRLNKGIGDVMLAPRMVSLMAEYGIRTTHSTPEEFAERIRSDTRRWAQVIQRAGVHAD
- a CDS encoding aldehyde dehydrogenase family protein, whose amino-acid sequence is MQLAKHYIDGAWLESVAGQGRHGLSNNPATSEAAARYADGGVEEARAAIDAARRAFDRTSWRRSPRLRADVLWDFAVRLDARKEEIADWLVTLNGKLRREAMGEILAGVSELKYYAGLARNLFGRIIEVEPGCHASLRREPAGVAAIILPWNAPITLLVRSLAPALAAGCATVIKPAFQTALAHNLALECLTVDGRVPAGIVNSVIESGSAVSEALCASPEVDVVSFTGSTAVGKKIAAAAAGTLKRLSLELGGKAPALVFADGASDATVKGITAGSLILAGQQCTAISRVLVQDSVYADFTRRLAEAYRAVRVGLGSDPNSQMGSLIDIANRDRIAGLVDRAADVGEVLVHGRAPGGELAKGAFLAPSLVAVEDLDSEYVQRELFGPLLVVERFKDEEDAIRRANATRYSLASSVWTADGLRGERVAARLRFGTVWANTHNRLFAEAETGGHADSGYGRLHGAEGLNDFLETKHYYFETGA